A section of the Nerophis ophidion isolate RoL-2023_Sa linkage group LG16, RoL_Noph_v1.0, whole genome shotgun sequence genome encodes:
- the spcs1 gene encoding signal peptidase complex subunit 1, protein MRLSIFNSLPTHMDYKGQKLAEQIFQGIILISAVIGFVYGLIIQQFGWTVYIVLAGFVISCFLTLPPWPMYRKNPLPWQPVVPDSTADFSPKTQESMKKKKHK, encoded by the exons ATGAGACTGTCTATATTTAACTCGTTGCCCACTCATATG GACTATAAAGGTCAGAAATTGGCGGAACAGATTTTCCAAGGAATAATTCTCATCTCTGCG GTGATTGGGTTTGTGTACGGTCTGATCATTCAACAGTTTGGGTGGACTGTATACATAGTTCTGGCTGGATTTGTTATTTCCTGCTTT CTGACCCTGCCTCCGTGGCCAATGTACAGAAAGAATCCCCTGCCCTGGCAGCCTGTTGTACCAGACAGCACTGCAGACTTCAGCCCAAAGACCCAGGAGAGTATGAAGAAAAAGAAGCACAAATAA